A part of Amycolatopsis lurida genomic DNA contains:
- a CDS encoding VOC family protein, protein MTETQERTAALHSYLAYNDAPKALRWLERAFGFETTTEYPDDKGLILHAELRLGGVRIIVFSAEEDCDRPARKGETVGHGLYVSLPTQEAVDAVFASALEAGATAVWEPVNTEWGNYRCRVDDLEGYEWTFGTYVPGEPQG, encoded by the coding sequence ATGACCGAAACCCAGGAACGCACCGCCGCCCTCCACTCCTACCTCGCTTACAACGACGCCCCCAAGGCCCTCCGCTGGCTCGAACGCGCCTTCGGCTTCGAGACCACCACGGAGTACCCCGACGACAAGGGCCTGATTTTGCACGCGGAACTGCGGCTTGGCGGAGTCCGGATCATCGTGTTCAGCGCGGAGGAGGACTGCGACCGCCCGGCACGCAAGGGCGAAACCGTCGGCCACGGCCTCTACGTGAGCCTTCCGACGCAGGAAGCCGTGGACGCCGTGTTCGCCTCCGCCCTCGAAGCCGGCGCGACGGCGGTCTGGGAACCGGTGAACACCGAATGGGGCAACTACCGCTGCCGCGTCGACGACCTCGAAGGCTACGAATGGACTTTCGGCACGTACGTCCCCGGCGAACCGCAAGGCTAG
- a CDS encoding S9 family peptidase, which produces MLTAELIVDSRVPSNPALSPDGRWIAYQVSTIARGVPEIWLAAVDGEEEPRKLAEGASPRWSPDSLYFLRDGLIHTEDGPLFAWRSEITAFLPMRERIVFIAEDETPPPAVWVWSESLRPARLRSFDPRTGEITTLLEDHVVDVARRQDDGALAVVTWPTPELDPGGLEPRLSLLDLETGERRELGRVPVEACSPVWWRGGDGWHVTYLATPEMIGGWAVFDVPVETGEHRDLTPESACPIRLTQVDSGAPLMLVADGLDTALHRLGEGAVSLWRGQADAISSNGEIVAVVLSTADRPKDVHCGPVGGPLERVSDTAPELADIPWGPQERLSYKASDGLTLDGLLVLPPGKTREDGPFSLIVAPHGGPYDRYADGFMLGWYPSARWLASAGHAVFLPNPRGGQGHGHEFAASVAARVGLEEWSDLEAGIDLLIAEGVADPERLGIAGWSHGGYLTAWAVGQTRRFEAALMGAGICDWGMLAATGEFGPLEAGLGGSTGWEGTGPHRHDQLSPISYASKVETPVLIVHGADDTNVPLSQAEFFHRALRHFGVEHDLVVYPGEGHRISEREHQLDLLRRTREWFARLL; this is translated from the coding sequence ATGCTGACAGCTGAGCTGATCGTCGACAGTCGTGTCCCGTCGAATCCCGCGCTCTCCCCGGATGGACGGTGGATCGCCTACCAGGTCTCGACCATCGCGCGAGGCGTCCCGGAAATCTGGCTGGCGGCCGTGGACGGCGAGGAAGAGCCGCGGAAGCTGGCCGAAGGGGCCTCGCCCCGGTGGTCACCGGATTCCCTCTATTTCCTCCGGGACGGGCTGATCCACACGGAGGACGGGCCGCTGTTCGCTTGGCGGAGCGAGATCACCGCGTTTCTCCCGATGCGCGAGCGGATCGTGTTCATCGCCGAAGACGAGACGCCCCCTCCGGCCGTCTGGGTCTGGAGTGAAAGTCTCCGTCCGGCGCGGCTGCGGAGCTTCGACCCGCGAACCGGTGAGATCACGACACTGCTCGAAGACCACGTGGTCGACGTCGCCCGCCGTCAGGACGACGGCGCGCTCGCCGTCGTCACCTGGCCGACGCCCGAACTTGATCCCGGCGGGCTCGAACCCCGGCTTTCCTTGCTGGACCTGGAAACCGGTGAGCGGCGTGAGCTCGGCCGGGTCCCGGTCGAAGCCTGCAGCCCCGTTTGGTGGCGGGGCGGCGACGGCTGGCACGTCACGTATCTCGCGACCCCCGAAATGATCGGCGGTTGGGCGGTCTTCGACGTCCCTGTGGAAACGGGAGAACACCGCGACCTGACACCGGAATCGGCCTGTCCGATCAGGCTCACGCAGGTCGATTCCGGCGCTCCGCTGATGCTCGTGGCCGACGGGCTCGACACGGCCCTGCATCGGCTCGGCGAAGGCGCAGTGTCGTTGTGGCGCGGGCAGGCGGACGCGATCTCTTCGAACGGCGAGATCGTGGCTGTCGTGCTGAGCACCGCCGATCGCCCGAAAGATGTCCACTGTGGACCCGTCGGCGGCCCGTTGGAACGAGTGAGCGATACGGCGCCGGAGCTCGCCGATATTCCTTGGGGGCCGCAAGAACGCTTGTCCTACAAAGCTTCCGATGGCCTGACACTGGACGGACTGCTCGTTCTCCCGCCGGGAAAGACCCGGGAGGACGGGCCGTTCTCCCTGATCGTCGCGCCGCATGGCGGACCGTACGACCGGTACGCGGACGGCTTCATGCTGGGCTGGTACCCGTCGGCGCGGTGGCTGGCCTCGGCGGGACACGCCGTCTTCCTGCCGAATCCCCGTGGGGGGCAAGGTCATGGGCACGAGTTCGCCGCTTCCGTCGCGGCACGGGTAGGGCTGGAGGAATGGAGCGATCTCGAGGCCGGGATCGATCTCCTCATCGCGGAAGGAGTGGCCGACCCGGAGCGGCTCGGGATCGCGGGCTGGAGTCACGGCGGATACCTGACGGCCTGGGCCGTCGGGCAGACCCGCCGGTTCGAGGCGGCGCTGATGGGGGCCGGGATCTGTGACTGGGGAATGCTCGCCGCGACCGGTGAATTCGGCCCCTTGGAAGCCGGGCTCGGCGGAAGTACCGGATGGGAAGGGACTGGTCCGCACCGGCACGATCAGCTCAGCCCGATCTCCTACGCGTCGAAGGTCGAGACCCCCGTGCTGATCGTGCACGGTGCGGACGACACGAACGTCCCGTTGTCCCAGGCGGAATTCTTCCACCGCGCGCTACGGCACTTCGGCGTCGAACACGACCTCGTCGTGTATCCCGGTGAAGGGCACAGGATCTCCGAACGGGAACACCAGCTGGATCTGCTCCGACGCACCCGCGAGTGGTTCGCGCGGTTGCTCTAG
- a CDS encoding SRPBCC family protein yields the protein MTVKHATFTLERVYPVAPERVFAAWSDPAAKAGWITAPGGGHSLDFRVGGREVISGPADGKRLVFEARYEDIAENERIVYAGTLSADDVLATVSVTTILLEAAEGGTRLTVIEQGTFLDGHEEPSWREQGTGDWLDALGKALSAV from the coding sequence ATGACCGTCAAACACGCCACTTTCACCCTCGAGCGCGTCTACCCCGTGGCGCCGGAACGTGTCTTCGCCGCTTGGTCGGATCCGGCCGCGAAAGCCGGGTGGATCACCGCGCCCGGTGGCGGGCACTCGCTGGACTTCCGGGTCGGCGGCCGCGAGGTCATCAGCGGCCCCGCCGACGGCAAGCGGCTGGTTTTCGAAGCCCGCTACGAGGACATCGCGGAAAACGAGCGGATCGTCTACGCGGGGACGCTCTCCGCGGACGACGTCCTGGCGACCGTGTCGGTCACGACGATCCTGCTCGAAGCAGCGGAAGGCGGAACCCGGCTGACGGTGATCGAGCAGGGCACCTTCCTCGACGGCCACGAGGAGCCGAGCTGGCGGGAGCAGGGCACGGGCGACTGGCTCGACGCACTGGGGAAGGCATTGTCGGCAGTATGA
- a CDS encoding ArsR/SmtB family transcription factor yields MDQVFKALSDGTRREMIERLTRGPASVGELAQPLSMSLPAVMQHLQVLEASGLVRSEKVGRVRTCHLEPDGLRMAEDWLGGQRTGWEHRLDRLGGHLDTDEGKRS; encoded by the coding sequence ATGGACCAGGTGTTCAAGGCGCTTTCCGACGGAACGCGCCGCGAAATGATCGAGCGTCTCACCCGGGGACCCGCCTCGGTGGGGGAGCTCGCGCAGCCGCTGTCGATGTCGCTGCCCGCCGTGATGCAGCACCTCCAGGTGCTGGAGGCCAGCGGGCTCGTCCGGTCGGAGAAGGTGGGGCGCGTCCGCACCTGCCACCTCGAACCGGACGGCCTGCGGATGGCCGAGGACTGGCTCGGCGGGCAGCGCACCGGCTGGGAACACCGGCTCGATCGCCTTGGCGGCCATCTGGACACCGACGAAGGGAAACGGTCATGA
- a CDS encoding lysoplasmalogenase family protein produces the protein MKVLKLAERVLFAGAAIGTVYSARTGNRKLQLATKPAAVPVLAARVARSRGLAPGEKGLLVAALIAAGAGDHFMGRSDEDGQLIRGATSFGVMQVLYSTLLWRRGARPRAATAPPRLAAWATAAVAMAVPKPSPVSSVLSVYGGLLSTTSTLAADPVLAPKAKVSGGMVIPSGDRRTWIAAGALLFSASDLAILIRRDFVTSERVRANLETFVLTSYLASQWLLVEGMTAES, from the coding sequence GTGAAGGTCCTCAAGCTCGCCGAACGGGTGCTGTTCGCCGGTGCCGCGATCGGCACGGTGTACTCCGCGAGGACAGGCAATCGGAAGCTGCAACTCGCGACCAAACCGGCCGCGGTCCCGGTGCTCGCCGCCAGGGTCGCGCGTTCGCGCGGGCTCGCGCCGGGGGAGAAGGGCCTGCTCGTCGCCGCGTTGATCGCGGCGGGCGCGGGCGACCACTTCATGGGCCGGTCCGACGAGGACGGCCAGCTGATCAGGGGTGCGACGTCGTTCGGTGTCATGCAGGTGCTGTACTCCACGCTGTTGTGGCGTCGCGGTGCTCGCCCGCGCGCGGCGACCGCGCCGCCCCGGCTGGCGGCGTGGGCCACGGCCGCGGTCGCGATGGCGGTGCCGAAGCCGTCTCCGGTCTCTTCGGTGCTTTCGGTCTACGGGGGCCTGCTGAGCACGACGTCGACCCTCGCGGCCGACCCGGTGCTGGCGCCGAAGGCCAAGGTCTCGGGCGGGATGGTGATCCCGTCGGGTGACCGCCGTACCTGGATCGCCGCCGGTGCGCTGCTGTTCTCCGCGTCGGATCTGGCGATCCTGATCCGGCGCGACTTCGTCACCAGCGAGCGGGTGCGGGCCAATCTCGAAACCTTCGTGCTGACTTCGTACCTCGCGTCGCAGTGGCTGCTCGTCGAAGGCATGACCGCGGAAAGTTAA
- a CDS encoding GlxA family transcriptional regulator has product MDNMCKNRAMGSFVHPSRHRVAVLVRHGMLVMELGIVTRLFGTAKSADGEPLYEVVTCTPEPGQIRTDADVTISVALGPEVLAEADTVVIPASSTEYEPSGHDLTEPLARALELIRPDARIASICTGAFVLAAAGLLDGRRATTHWRSALDFQAKFPKVDLDPNVLYTDDGNVLTAAGVASGIDLCLHMIRCDHGAAVANEVARGTVVSPHREGGQAQFIRRPVPEPQSSSTAAARAWALENLGRPLTLRELAAKEAMSTRTFTRRFRDEVGISALQWLTQQRIERARQLLEETDLPVDKVATEAGFGTAASLRQHLQAALGVSPSAYRNTFREAV; this is encoded by the coding sequence ATGGACAACATGTGCAAGAATCGAGCCATGGGCTCTTTCGTGCATCCCAGCCGCCATCGGGTCGCCGTGTTGGTCCGCCACGGAATGCTGGTGATGGAGCTGGGGATCGTCACCCGGCTGTTCGGCACGGCCAAGTCGGCCGACGGCGAGCCGCTCTACGAGGTCGTCACCTGCACGCCGGAACCAGGGCAGATCCGGACGGACGCCGACGTCACGATCTCGGTCGCGCTCGGCCCGGAGGTGCTCGCCGAGGCCGACACCGTGGTCATCCCGGCGTCGTCCACCGAATACGAACCGTCGGGGCACGACCTCACCGAACCACTCGCGCGGGCGCTGGAGCTGATCCGGCCGGACGCCCGGATCGCGTCGATCTGCACAGGTGCCTTCGTGCTCGCCGCCGCCGGGCTGCTCGACGGCCGCAGGGCGACCACGCACTGGCGTTCGGCGCTGGACTTCCAGGCGAAGTTCCCGAAGGTCGACCTCGATCCCAACGTGCTCTACACCGACGACGGGAACGTCCTGACCGCGGCGGGCGTCGCGTCCGGGATCGATCTCTGCCTGCACATGATCCGCTGTGATCACGGTGCCGCGGTCGCGAACGAGGTCGCGCGCGGCACGGTCGTGTCGCCGCACCGCGAGGGCGGGCAGGCGCAGTTCATCCGGCGGCCGGTGCCGGAGCCGCAATCCTCCTCGACCGCGGCGGCACGGGCCTGGGCGCTCGAGAACCTGGGCCGGCCGCTGACTCTGCGCGAGCTGGCGGCGAAAGAGGCGATGAGCACCAGGACGTTCACGCGGCGGTTCCGCGACGAAGTCGGGATTTCGGCGTTGCAGTGGCTGACCCAGCAGCGGATCGAACGGGCGCGTCAGCTGCTCGAAGAGACCGATCTGCCGGTGGACAAGGTCGCCACCGAAGCGGGTTTCGGCACCGCCGCGTCGCTGCGCCAGCATTTGCAGGCGGCGTTGGGGGTCTCGCCGAGCGCGTATCGGAACACCTTCCGCGAAGCCGTCTGA
- a CDS encoding NAD(P)H-dependent oxidoreductase, producing MNVLWIFAHPEPRSLGGSLRDEGLRALRAQGADVRESDLYAMKWKPVVDADDFGRAASPDRLVVGSTSKNAFETGELGEDIRAEHGKLAWADAVIIQFPLWWYGMPAILKGWFDRVFVKGFAYGVQRPDGRTARYGEGALAGKRAMVVLTAGAPEATIGPRGVNGDIGDLLFPLQHGTLWYAGMSVLPPLTICGADRFSPEQFEAAAASLRARLRTLATQDPIPFRPQNEGDYDDDLILRDDLAPGQNGLGVHLAR from the coding sequence ATGAACGTGCTGTGGATCTTCGCCCATCCGGAACCCCGCTCCCTCGGCGGATCGCTGCGCGACGAGGGATTGCGTGCCCTCCGCGCGCAGGGCGCCGACGTTCGGGAATCCGATCTGTACGCGATGAAGTGGAAGCCCGTCGTCGACGCCGACGATTTCGGCCGGGCCGCGTCCCCGGACCGGCTCGTCGTCGGCTCGACGTCGAAGAACGCCTTCGAGACCGGCGAACTCGGCGAGGACATCCGCGCCGAGCACGGAAAACTGGCGTGGGCGGACGCCGTGATCATCCAATTCCCGCTGTGGTGGTACGGAATGCCCGCCATCCTCAAGGGCTGGTTCGACCGCGTCTTCGTCAAGGGTTTCGCCTACGGTGTCCAGCGGCCCGACGGCCGGACGGCGCGCTACGGCGAAGGAGCGCTGGCCGGGAAGCGCGCCATGGTCGTGCTGACCGCCGGGGCGCCTGAGGCCACGATCGGTCCGCGCGGGGTGAACGGCGATATCGGCGACCTGCTGTTCCCGTTGCAGCACGGGACACTCTGGTACGCGGGCATGTCCGTCCTTCCCCCGCTGACGATCTGCGGTGCCGACCGCTTCTCACCGGAGCAGTTCGAAGCCGCCGCCGCATCGCTGCGAGCACGACTGCGAACACTGGCCACTCAGGACCCGATCCCGTTCCGTCCCCAGAACGAGGGCGACTACGACGACGATCTGATCCTGCGTGACGACCTCGCCCCCGGACAGAACGGACTCGGCGTCCATCTGGCTCGATGA
- a CDS encoding sensor histidine kinase, with protein sequence MKQPSALPQRVAYTIDALLALVLVVAVGGNLAARTWTFLIAIPMWLAWATVAASGIAIALRRHRPLVAYGLGLGSLVPALVAGNGLGPAALLATACALYTVALEHPRARSLIAMGLGLVVVMIFEFLRLGPNTIASTAFAGGGVAGSWALGWMTRQRRANLAQLAETQADQAVSDERLRIAREMHDVVAHSMSLIAVKAAVGNHVAREQPEEAREALRVIELTSRETLVELRRMLGVLRSGDGTPEVALGPAPKLADLRTLAERAGQAGVRVELTGEGVDDLPEGVALSVYRITQEAVTNVVKHAGPSACRVTITEGPGEVSVEIVDDGRGEGSPSTTGGHGLIGMRERVAVYGGDFEAGPLPAGGFRVFARLPYAAKEVGTR encoded by the coding sequence ATGAAACAGCCGTCGGCGCTCCCCCAACGGGTGGCGTACACGATCGACGCGCTCCTCGCGCTGGTGCTCGTCGTGGCCGTCGGCGGGAACCTGGCCGCGAGGACCTGGACGTTCCTCATCGCCATCCCGATGTGGCTCGCCTGGGCGACGGTCGCCGCCAGCGGGATCGCGATCGCGCTGCGGCGCCACCGGCCACTGGTCGCGTACGGCCTCGGACTCGGCAGCCTGGTCCCGGCCCTGGTCGCCGGCAACGGACTGGGCCCGGCCGCGCTCCTGGCCACGGCGTGCGCCCTGTACACCGTGGCGCTGGAACATCCGCGCGCCCGCTCGCTGATCGCGATGGGCCTCGGCCTGGTCGTCGTCATGATCTTCGAGTTCCTGCGGCTCGGGCCGAACACGATCGCGTCGACGGCCTTCGCGGGCGGCGGCGTGGCGGGCTCGTGGGCGCTGGGCTGGATGACGCGGCAGCGGCGCGCGAATCTGGCGCAGCTCGCGGAAACCCAAGCCGATCAGGCGGTTTCCGACGAGCGGCTGCGCATCGCCCGCGAGATGCACGACGTCGTCGCGCACAGCATGAGCCTGATCGCGGTCAAGGCGGCCGTCGGCAACCACGTCGCACGGGAACAGCCCGAAGAAGCCCGCGAAGCGTTGCGGGTCATCGAGCTGACCAGCCGCGAGACGCTCGTCGAACTCCGGCGGATGCTCGGCGTCCTCCGTTCCGGCGACGGCACGCCCGAGGTCGCGCTCGGCCCCGCGCCGAAACTCGCCGACCTGCGGACCCTCGCCGAACGCGCCGGACAGGCCGGGGTGCGGGTGGAACTGACCGGCGAAGGGGTGGACGACCTCCCGGAAGGTGTCGCGCTTTCGGTCTACCGCATCACCCAGGAGGCGGTGACCAACGTCGTGAAGCACGCGGGACCGTCGGCCTGCCGGGTCACGATCACCGAAGGCCCCGGCGAGGTCAGCGTCGAAATCGTCGACGACGGGCGCGGCGAAGGTTCGCCGTCGACGACCGGCGGGCACGGTTTGATCGGCATGCGCGAACGCGTCGCCGTCTACGGTGGTGACTTCGAAGCGGGCCCGCTGCCCGCCGGGGGATTCCGGGTGTTCGCGCGGCTGCCGTACGCCGCCAAGGAAGTGGGGACACGATGA
- a CDS encoding response regulator, producing the protein MIRVLIADDQALLRGSFRVLVDSAPDLEVVGEASDGAEAAELAEQERPDVVLMDVRMPELDGIEATRRICASATTEGVHVLMLTTFDLDAYVYSALRAGASGFLLKDTPPAELLTAIRVVAAGEGLLAPSITRRLIAEFARLPEPGQRVAASLDNITTREREVLSLIARGLSNDEIAGTLHLGLATVKTHIGHLLHKLAARDRAQLVIAAYESGLVRASVQ; encoded by the coding sequence ATGATCCGCGTTCTGATCGCCGACGACCAGGCGTTGCTGCGCGGCAGCTTCCGCGTGCTCGTCGACAGCGCGCCGGACCTCGAAGTCGTCGGGGAGGCGAGCGACGGCGCGGAAGCCGCCGAACTCGCCGAGCAGGAGCGCCCCGACGTCGTGCTGATGGACGTCCGCATGCCCGAGCTGGACGGAATCGAAGCGACCCGGCGGATCTGCGCGTCGGCCACCACCGAAGGCGTCCACGTGCTGATGCTGACGACCTTCGACCTCGACGCCTACGTCTATTCGGCATTGCGCGCGGGCGCGAGCGGATTCCTGCTGAAGGACACGCCGCCCGCCGAGCTGCTGACCGCGATCCGGGTCGTCGCGGCGGGCGAAGGACTGCTCGCCCCGTCGATCACGCGAAGGCTCATCGCCGAATTCGCGCGGCTGCCCGAACCCGGGCAGCGCGTCGCGGCGTCGCTGGACAACATCACCACCCGCGAACGCGAGGTCCTGAGCCTGATCGCGCGCGGACTGTCGAACGACGAGATCGCCGGAACGCTGCATCTCGGGCTGGCGACGGTGAAGACGCATATCGGCCACCTCCTGCACAAACTCGCGGCGCGGGACCGGGCGCAGCTCGTGATCGCGGCCTACGAGTCCGGTCTGGTGCGCGCCTCCGTCCAGTGA
- a CDS encoding acyl-CoA carboxylase subunit beta: MSSATEPLGTPPEDEPDIHTTAGKLADLYRRYDEAVHAGSARAVEKQHAKGKKTARERIDLLLDEGSFVELDELAKHRSVNFGQEKNRPYGDGVVTGYGTVDGRPVCVFSQDVTVFGGSLGEVYGEKIVKVMDLAIKTGRPIIGINEGGGARIQEGVVSLGLYGEIFNRNVKASGVIPQISLIMGANAGGHVYSPALTDFVVMVDKTSHMFITGPDVVKTVTGEEVSFEELGGGRTHNTRSGNAHYLGSDDEDAIAYVKELLSFLPANNLSEAPVFETDSAPGGFFDDVTESDRELDTLIPDSPNQPYDMHEVINRIVDDGDFLEVHELFAPNILVGFGRVDGRSVGIVANQPTQFAGCLDIDASEKAARFVRTCDAFNIPVLTFVDVPGFLPGTDQEWNGIIRRGAKLIYAYAEATVPLVTVITRKAYGGAYDVMGSKHLGADINLAWPTAQVAVMGAQGAANIVHRKTLAAAAADGKDVDALRAELIQEYEDTLLNPYAAAERGYVDSVIVPAHTRGHIAKALSLLQGKRETLPPKKHGNIPL; the protein is encoded by the coding sequence ATGAGCAGTGCGACGGAGCCGCTCGGGACGCCGCCCGAGGACGAACCGGACATCCACACCACGGCCGGCAAGCTGGCCGACCTGTACCGCCGGTATGACGAGGCGGTGCACGCGGGTTCCGCGAGGGCGGTGGAGAAACAGCACGCCAAGGGCAAGAAGACCGCCCGCGAGCGGATCGACCTGCTCCTGGACGAGGGCTCCTTCGTCGAACTCGACGAGCTCGCGAAGCACCGCTCGGTGAACTTCGGCCAGGAGAAGAACCGGCCCTACGGCGACGGCGTCGTCACCGGCTACGGCACCGTCGACGGACGTCCGGTGTGCGTATTCAGCCAGGACGTCACGGTCTTCGGCGGTTCACTCGGTGAGGTGTACGGCGAGAAGATCGTCAAGGTGATGGACCTGGCGATCAAGACCGGCCGCCCGATCATCGGCATCAACGAGGGCGGTGGCGCGCGGATCCAGGAAGGCGTCGTCTCGCTCGGGTTGTACGGCGAGATCTTCAACCGCAACGTCAAGGCGTCCGGCGTCATCCCGCAGATCTCGCTGATCATGGGCGCCAACGCGGGCGGGCACGTCTACTCCCCCGCGCTGACCGACTTCGTGGTGATGGTCGACAAGACCTCGCACATGTTCATCACCGGCCCCGACGTCGTGAAGACCGTGACCGGCGAAGAGGTCTCCTTCGAGGAGCTCGGCGGCGGGCGCACGCACAACACCCGTTCGGGGAACGCGCACTACCTCGGTTCCGACGACGAGGACGCCATCGCCTACGTCAAGGAACTGCTCTCGTTCCTCCCGGCGAACAACCTGTCCGAGGCCCCGGTCTTCGAGACCGACTCGGCACCGGGAGGGTTCTTCGACGACGTCACCGAGTCGGACCGTGAACTCGACACGCTGATCCCGGACTCGCCGAACCAGCCGTACGACATGCACGAGGTCATCAACCGCATCGTCGACGACGGCGACTTCCTCGAGGTCCACGAGCTGTTCGCGCCCAACATCCTGGTCGGCTTCGGCCGGGTGGACGGGCGCAGCGTCGGCATCGTGGCGAACCAGCCGACCCAGTTCGCCGGCTGTCTCGACATCGACGCGTCCGAGAAGGCCGCGCGGTTCGTGCGCACCTGCGACGCGTTCAACATCCCGGTGCTGACCTTCGTCGACGTTCCCGGCTTCCTGCCGGGCACCGACCAGGAGTGGAACGGCATCATCCGGCGTGGCGCGAAGCTGATCTACGCCTACGCCGAAGCGACCGTCCCGCTCGTCACCGTCATCACCCGCAAGGCGTACGGCGGCGCGTACGACGTCATGGGGTCCAAGCACCTCGGCGCGGACATCAACCTGGCCTGGCCGACGGCGCAGGTCGCGGTCATGGGCGCACAGGGCGCGGCGAACATCGTGCACCGCAAGACCCTCGCCGCGGCCGCCGCCGACGGCAAGGACGTCGACGCGCTGCGCGCCGAGCTGATCCAGGAGTACGAGGACACGCTCCTGAATCCGTACGCGGCGGCCGAACGCGGCTACGTCGACTCGGTGATCGTGCCCGCGCACACCCGCGGCCACATCGCGAAGGCACTTTCGCTGCTCCAAGGCAAGCGAGAGACGCTGCCGCCCAAGAAGCACGGGAACATCCCGCTGTGA
- a CDS encoding acyl-CoA carboxylase subunit epsilon, whose amino-acid sequence MTAPETPLLRVVRGNPDDAELAALTAVVAAAASARAPEPAPKRESWWADKASLVRAPLAPGEGAWRASALPR is encoded by the coding sequence GTGACCGCGCCCGAAACCCCGCTGCTGCGCGTCGTCCGGGGCAACCCGGACGACGCCGAACTCGCCGCGCTGACCGCCGTCGTCGCGGCGGCGGCCAGTGCGCGGGCGCCGGAACCGGCCCCGAAACGGGAGTCGTGGTGGGCGGACAAGGCTTCGCTCGTGCGGGCTCCGCTCGCGCCCGGCGAAGGGGCGTGGCGCGCTTCCGCGCTCCCTCGCTGA
- a CDS encoding helix-turn-helix domain-containing protein → MTNQDHLSTELRRLRKAAGLSGTEAARLTGLSQSKVSRVETGAFMPTEEQVVALCRLYRAPAKVRRALVAITRDLREEASSARVVLQRGAWRMQQRIGKIETASARIRSFQPTIVFGLLQTRDYITALFGDSLPAGERDQTVDARLERQRILDSNREFHFVLTEGALRWNMGGAATMLAQLGHLVEVSRRGRVRLGVIPWTTPVSVPVLHGFDIYDSRAVLLGTQTATALVTDEREVADYEKNFTEVERYATYGDIACSHLMRIAADYRQLAVEPLR, encoded by the coding sequence GTGACGAACCAGGACCACCTCTCCACCGAATTGCGCCGCCTGCGCAAAGCCGCCGGGTTGTCCGGTACCGAAGCGGCCAGGCTCACCGGCCTCAGTCAGTCGAAGGTCTCGCGGGTCGAAACCGGCGCGTTCATGCCCACCGAGGAGCAGGTCGTCGCGCTGTGCCGCCTCTACCGCGCGCCCGCGAAGGTCCGGCGAGCGCTCGTCGCGATCACGCGGGACCTCCGCGAGGAGGCGTCGTCCGCCCGCGTCGTCCTCCAGCGCGGTGCGTGGCGGATGCAGCAGCGCATCGGCAAGATCGAGACGGCGTCCGCCCGGATCCGGAGTTTCCAGCCGACCATCGTGTTCGGCCTGCTCCAGACCCGCGACTACATCACCGCCCTGTTCGGTGATTCGCTGCCTGCCGGCGAACGCGACCAAACGGTCGACGCCAGGCTGGAACGCCAGCGGATCCTCGACTCGAACCGCGAGTTCCACTTCGTGCTCACCGAAGGCGCCCTGCGCTGGAACATGGGCGGCGCGGCGACGATGCTGGCCCAGCTCGGCCACCTCGTCGAGGTGTCCCGGCGCGGGCGTGTGCGGCTCGGGGTGATCCCGTGGACCACACCGGTTTCGGTCCCGGTCCTCCACGGCTTCGACATCTACGACTCGCGCGCCGTGCTCCTCGGGACCCAGACGGCCACGGCGCTCGTCACGGACGAACGCGAAGTGGCCGACTACGAGAAGAACTTCACCGAAGTCGAGCGCTACGCCACCTACGGCGACATCGCCTGCTCACATCTGATGCGGATCGCGGCCGACTACCGACAGCTCGCGGTCGAACCACTTCGGTGA
- a CDS encoding DUF397 domain-containing protein has protein sequence MTTWHESMTGWHKSTYTHWEENACVEVGVAPGLVGIRDTKQWAMPDETRPILVLPAESFAALLEHLGR, from the coding sequence ATGACCACCTGGCACGAAAGCATGACCGGCTGGCACAAGTCGACCTACACGCACTGGGAAGAGAACGCCTGCGTCGAGGTCGGCGTCGCACCCGGCCTGGTCGGCATCCGGGACACCAAGCAATGGGCGATGCCGGACGAGACCCGGCCGATCCTGGTGCTCCCCGCCGAGTCCTTCGCCGCGCTCCTCGAGCACCTCGGTCGATGA